Proteins from a genomic interval of Verrucomicrobium sp.:
- a CDS encoding DMT family transporter produces MTRRTRGLIAINVGALLFGSAALYGKLAASPVWIVAARAACAAATLGLIARARREHSLPPPPLRARTAATGAALALHWVSFFAAVQEAGVAVATLTFAVFPLFTVLIESRAQRRRPRGAELAAGAAIVAAVALLVDPRGHGGRLGGAFCGLFSALAFAWFSHSSKRLGEALSPLRVSLWVNAAVTLLLVPFLFFSRPVPSGPAAWLCLAFLGIVGTALMHQLYFYALNRLSAATCGGFVALEPVYAILLAALFFGEPVTGWVAVSAALIVGASFALLRLEGAPALE; encoded by the coding sequence TTGACCCGGCGGACGCGGGGCCTGATTGCCATCAACGTGGGGGCGCTGCTCTTCGGCAGCGCCGCCCTCTACGGTAAGCTGGCCGCCTCCCCCGTCTGGATCGTCGCCGCGCGGGCCGCCTGCGCGGCGGCGACGCTGGGGCTCATCGCCCGCGCGCGGCGGGAGCACTCCCTGCCGCCCCCGCCGCTGCGCGCCCGCACGGCGGCGACGGGCGCGGCGCTGGCCCTGCATTGGGTCTCCTTCTTCGCCGCCGTGCAGGAAGCGGGAGTGGCCGTGGCCACTCTCACCTTCGCCGTCTTTCCCCTCTTCACCGTCCTGATCGAAAGCCGGGCGCAGCGCCGCCGCCCGCGCGGGGCGGAGCTGGCCGCCGGAGCGGCGATCGTCGCCGCCGTCGCCCTCCTGGTCGACCCGCGCGGCCACGGCGGCCGCCTCGGCGGCGCGTTCTGCGGGCTCTTTTCCGCGCTGGCCTTCGCGTGGTTCAGCCACTCCAGCAAGCGGCTGGGGGAAGCGCTCTCCCCCCTCCGGGTTTCTTTGTGGGTCAACGCGGCCGTCACCCTTCTTTTGGTGCCGTTCCTTTTCTTTTCCCGGCCCGTTCCTTCCGGTCCGGCGGCGTGGCTTTGCCTGGCCTTCCTGGGGATCGTCGGCACGGCGCTGATGCACCAGCTCTATTTCTACGCGCTTAACCGGCTCTCCGCCGCGACGTGCGGCGGCTTCGTGGCCCTGGAGCCGGTCTACGCCATCCTGCTGGCGGCTCTCTTTTTCGGAGAACCGGTAACCGGCTGGGTGGCGGTGAGCGCGGCCCTGATCGTGGGGGCTTCTTTCGCCCTTCTCCGGCTGGAGGGGGCACCCGCTCTGGAATGA
- the metE gene encoding 5-methyltetrahydropteroyltriglutamate--homocysteine S-methyltransferase: MTTHILGYPRIGEKRELKTASEAFWKGKISEAELQQTAERLRAAHWHAQKQAGIDYVACNDFSFYDQVLDTLCLVGAVPARFHWEGKGDVDLTTYFRMARGILAAEKACDCGHDHGPSEGVPALEMTKWFDTNYHYLVPELGPDTAFRLASRKPFNEFAEAKALGLRAKPVILGPVTFLSLAKATAPGFDRFSLLEKILPVYEETLRKLSAAGAEWVQLDEPVFALDLSAAQRAALEKAYARLAAAAPGLKILLATYFGPLQDNRDLFLSLPVAGYHIDAVRGAEEAAAVAGRVPEGKVLSVGVIDGRNIWKADLVPALALLNGVAERLGTERLWVAPSCSLLHAPVSLRAEQKIDPELKGWLAFAEEKLAEVRLLADALAGKDVSAPLRENAAALEARRQSPKIHRADVAARAAAVTPQDFSRQSPFPQRQARQHEHLKLPAFPTTTIGSFPQTAEVRAARAKWKKGELSNEAYEKFLKDEIAKTVRLQEELDIDMPVHGEFERNDMVEYFGEQLEGYAFTENGWVQSYGSRCVKPPILFGDVARRAPMTVSWSQYAQSLTKRPMKGMLTGPITMLQWSFVRDDQPRRLSATHLALALRDEVCDLEKAGLAAIQIDEPALREGLPLRRGEWEEYLGWAVDLFRLSAGGVKDETQIHTHMCYGEFNDILPSIARLDADVISIEASRSGMELLRGFADFKYPNEIGPGVWDIHSPRVPSQKEMEDLLRKALAVIPRRNLWANPDCGLKTRGWEEVVASLRNLVAAAKALREEN, encoded by the coding sequence ATGACCACGCACATTCTGGGCTATCCCCGCATCGGGGAAAAACGCGAACTGAAGACGGCCAGCGAGGCCTTCTGGAAGGGGAAGATTTCCGAGGCCGAGCTGCAGCAGACCGCCGAGCGCCTGCGCGCCGCGCACTGGCACGCCCAGAAGCAGGCCGGGATCGACTACGTCGCCTGCAACGACTTCAGCTTTTACGACCAGGTGCTCGACACCCTCTGCCTCGTCGGCGCGGTGCCCGCTCGCTTCCACTGGGAGGGGAAGGGCGACGTCGACCTGACGACTTACTTCCGCATGGCCCGCGGCATCCTGGCCGCCGAGAAGGCCTGCGACTGCGGCCACGACCACGGCCCGTCCGAGGGCGTTCCCGCCCTGGAAATGACGAAGTGGTTCGACACGAATTACCACTACCTGGTGCCGGAGCTGGGCCCGGACACCGCCTTCCGCCTGGCCTCCCGCAAGCCCTTCAACGAATTCGCCGAGGCCAAGGCCCTGGGCCTCCGCGCCAAGCCGGTCATCCTGGGCCCCGTCACCTTCCTCTCCCTGGCGAAGGCGACCGCGCCTGGCTTCGACCGCTTCAGCCTGCTGGAGAAGATCCTCCCCGTCTATGAGGAGACGCTGAGGAAGCTCTCCGCCGCGGGCGCCGAGTGGGTCCAGCTCGACGAGCCGGTCTTCGCCCTCGACCTGAGCGCCGCCCAGCGCGCCGCGCTGGAAAAGGCCTACGCCCGCCTGGCCGCCGCCGCGCCGGGGCTGAAGATCCTTTTGGCCACCTACTTCGGCCCGCTCCAGGACAACCGGGATCTCTTCCTCTCCCTGCCCGTGGCCGGCTACCACATCGACGCCGTGCGCGGCGCGGAGGAAGCGGCCGCCGTCGCGGGCCGCGTGCCGGAGGGGAAGGTCCTCTCCGTCGGCGTCATCGACGGGCGCAACATCTGGAAGGCCGACCTGGTCCCCGCCCTGGCCCTGCTCAACGGCGTGGCCGAGCGGCTCGGAACGGAACGGCTCTGGGTGGCCCCCAGCTGTTCCCTCCTCCACGCGCCCGTCTCCCTGCGCGCGGAGCAGAAGATCGACCCGGAACTCAAGGGCTGGCTCGCCTTCGCGGAGGAGAAATTGGCGGAAGTCCGCCTCCTGGCCGACGCGCTGGCGGGCAAGGACGTCTCCGCGCCCCTGCGGGAAAACGCCGCCGCGCTGGAAGCCCGCCGCCAGAGCCCGAAGATCCACCGCGCCGACGTGGCCGCCCGCGCCGCCGCCGTCACACCCCAGGACTTCAGCCGCCAGTCCCCCTTCCCCCAGCGGCAGGCCCGGCAGCACGAGCACCTGAAACTCCCGGCCTTCCCCACCACCACCATCGGCTCCTTCCCGCAGACAGCGGAAGTCCGCGCCGCCCGCGCCAAGTGGAAGAAGGGCGAGCTTTCCAACGAGGCCTACGAGAAGTTCCTCAAGGACGAGATCGCCAAGACCGTCCGCCTCCAGGAGGAGCTGGACATCGACATGCCCGTGCACGGGGAATTCGAGCGGAACGACATGGTCGAATACTTCGGCGAGCAGCTGGAGGGCTACGCCTTCACCGAGAACGGCTGGGTCCAGAGCTACGGCTCCCGCTGCGTGAAGCCGCCCATCCTCTTCGGCGACGTCGCGCGCCGCGCCCCCATGACCGTCAGCTGGTCCCAATACGCCCAATCCCTCACCAAGCGCCCCATGAAGGGGATGCTTACCGGCCCCATCACCATGCTGCAGTGGAGCTTCGTCCGGGACGACCAGCCCCGCCGCCTCTCCGCCACCCACCTGGCGCTGGCGCTGCGGGACGAAGTCTGCGACCTGGAGAAGGCCGGCCTGGCCGCCATCCAGATCGACGAGCCCGCCCTGCGCGAGGGCCTGCCCCTGCGCCGCGGGGAATGGGAGGAATACCTGGGCTGGGCCGTGGACCTCTTCCGCCTCTCCGCCGGCGGAGTGAAGGACGAGACGCAGATCCACACCCACATGTGCTACGGGGAGTTCAACGACATCCTCCCCTCCATCGCCCGCCTGGACGCCGACGTCATCTCCATCGAGGCCAGCCGCTCCGGCATGGAGCTGCTGCGCGGCTTCGCCGACTTTAAATACCCGAACGAGATCGGGCCGGGCGTCTGGGACATCCACTCCCCGCGCGTCCCCTCCCAAAAGGAGATGGAGGACCTGCTCCGCAAGGCGCTGGCCGTCATCCCGCGCCGCAACCTCTGGGCCAACCCGGACTGCGGCCTGAAGACGCGCGGCTGGGAGGAGGTCGTCGCCTCCCTGCGCAACCTCGTCGCCGCGGCCAAGGCGCTGCGGGAAGAGAATTGA